A region from the Pelobates fuscus isolate aPelFus1 chromosome 3, aPelFus1.pri, whole genome shotgun sequence genome encodes:
- the LOC134603706 gene encoding olfactory receptor 11L1-like — translation MDDILQEKIHKENKTMHIEFLLLGFPNIHSFQSVFFCLLLFYFVTVSGNLTIIWLVVSNTSLHTPMYFFLTQLSLSDIILTTNIVPNTLSILLQQGKIMSFSDCMTQFYFFGSSESSECLFLTVMAYDRYLAICTPLHYTAIMHHAFILKLVIVSWCLSFSLILISTITVSRLQFCGPNVIDHFFCDLDPLIAISCSDTSIVKMAIFILCFLLMIIPLIIILMSYTYIVLSIIKIASTNERGKVFSTCGSHLSVVSIFYGTLIGIYILPTKGLSTTFSKVISLFYTVVTPMLNPIIYSLRNKDIKQAIKYCISIVISQR, via the exons ATGGATGACATACTGCAGG aaaaaatacataaagagaacaaGACCATGCACATTGAGTTCCTTCTGCTGGGGTTTCCAAACATTCACAGCTTCCAAAGTGTTTTCTTCTGCCTTCTTCTTTTTTACTTTGTGACAGTATCTGGAAATCTTACTATTATCTGGCTGGTGGTATCCAACACAAGCCTACATACACCGATGTACTTCTTCCTCACACAACTGTCCTTGTCTGATATCATACTCACCACAAATATTGTTCCTAACACACTTAGCATTTTATTGCAACAAGGCAAAATTATGTCTTTTTCAGATTGCATGACCCAGTTTTACTTCTTTGGTAGCTCTGAATCTTCAGAATGTTTATTTCTTACCGTGATGGCTTATGACAGATATCTTGCCATTTGTACACCATTACATTACACTGCAATCATGCACCATGCATTTATCTTGAAATTAGTTATTGTATCTTGGTGTTTGAGTTTTTCTTTGATATTAATATCTACAATAACAGTATCAAGGCTGCAGTTCTGTGGACCAAATGTTATTGATCATTTCTTCTGTGATCTTGACCCTCTAATAGCCATCTCTTGTTCAGACACTTCTATCGTAAAAATGgcaatttttatattatgttttcttCTGATGATTATCCCACTCATAATAATCTTAATGTCATATACATACATTGTTCTCAGCATCATTAAAATTGCCTCCACCAATGAGAGAGGGAAAGTCTTCTCCACCTGTGGATCCCACCTGTCTGTTGTGTCTATATTCTATGGGACACTGATTGGAATTTATATTCTGCCAACTAAAGGCCTGTCAACAACATTTAGCAAAGTCATATCTTTGTTTTATACAGTAGTGACCCCAATGCTTAATCCAATAATATACAGCTTGAGGAATAAAGATATAAAACAAGCCATTAAATACTGTATTTCTATAGTTATAAGTCAAAGATAA